In the Populus trichocarpa isolate Nisqually-1 chromosome 1, P.trichocarpa_v4.1, whole genome shotgun sequence genome, CTGAGTTGGTGCACCTGGGGGAACTGGCTGAACCAGTGGAGGATATTGTACACCATATGGAGGCATAGGCTGTCCAGGAATGGGAGGGTACATGGTTGACCCGGGAGGAGGCGGAGGGGGAGGAGCAGCATAAGGAGCATAAGGAGGAGGAACTGGTGATCCCCATGGAACCGGAGTTCCTGTATAATTAGCAGGAGCCCCTGTGTAGCTGGTGGGTGGACCATTCGGAAGGGGACCGCCTGCTGTAAACTGCTGGGATTGATAGGCACCAAGTGGTTGAGTTGAAACAGGGTATGCAGGCATGGTTGATGCAGGGGGGCCTGGGGGGACGGTAGGCTGAGGTGGCTTACCAGCAACTCTCACAGCAATGGTTCGACCATCTATGCGGTAACCATTCATGCTTGCAATTGCATTATTGGCCATTTGAACATCACGATATTTCACAAAACCATAACCTTTACTCAATCCAGTGATCCGGTCCTTAATGACCTTGGCCATCACAATTTCACCGAAAGACGAAAACAAACCAATCAAACCATCGTCATCAAGATTAGGTGGCAAGTAACCAATATACAAATTTGTATCATCATATTCTTTAAGTTTAAGCCCATTAGCCCCCAGTCCTGCTTGATTGGCACTACCAAGACCCCCAGTATTACTGCTAGCCCAAGGAGGATTGCTTCCAGAACCACTTGACCCCAAAGCCAAGGTAGCGGTTTGCTTAGTTGCAGATTCTGGCATAGTCCCTCCTAATTCAGCCAAAAAGTTCTGATACTCATCATCCATTTTCTTCCCAGTTGTTCCCTTCATAGGACAATCAATGGTTGGATGTCCACCATCACCACAAATCTTACAAAGCACGTCACTCTTAAACGTAGTGGTACGTGAAGGACATGCATACTGCCTATGGCCCGGCTCACCACATAACCTACAATACTCCTCATCCCTAATCGTTCCATTCAAAGTAGCAAGTTCCCTAAGCTGCTGCCTCTTATGCTCATTCAAAACTTCATCCACGGGTTGTAACAATTTCTCAACCATCCCTGCAGCAGCATCCAATGCCTCCTGTGTATCCGCCTCAACCAAAACATGCAAATCCTCATTCTCTGATGGATCTGGTTTCAAATCCCTCTTCTGCTGCAATCTCCCTTCCTTCACTGACCCTTTACCGCGAATCACAATCTTGGCACCTGTCTCCCTCTCCATCCTCTTCTGGGTATTCCCTCTCGGTCCAATaatcaaaccaataaaattgTAGCCTGGATACTCTTTCATAGGTATATAAAGCTTCTTTTGAAGCTTAGGGGGTCTATAATCTGCTGGCGGCTTAAAGGCTGGGTTTCTCTTAATAATCTGGGAAATAATCTCTTGTCTTTCTTTATTCAATCTCTCTCTTGCCCTGTACTCTCTAGTATTAATCCTAATTCCCATATTATCATAAATAGGTTCCGGTGAAGGAGACCTAGCTCCTTCCGGTCTATCATCAAGAGGCAAACCAGACTGCAACATCCTACTAATCTCTAATAGCCTAGCATTCAAAGCTTGAATCTCAGGATCAAATTCAATACCTCCAGTAAAGTCCTTCATAAAATCAGGCAACTGAATCACCGGCTTCGGTTCATCATCAGCCCACCTCGATTTTCGCTTCCTCGTACCGCTACCCGaatcattattattagtattactactactaccacctccaccaccatcaGTACCAGAATCCGCCGGTGGGTCCCAACGACTGCGGCGGCGGCGGCGACTGGTGGTTTCCTCTTCTCCACCGGAATAGTCCCTATCACCACTGTTAGTGTTGGCGACACCGTTCTCGGAAAGTAAAGGTTTGGGGATCTCAGGTTTTGGAGTGGTAGTTTGGAGGTTGTGGCCATTTTCAGGGGCAAATTGAGGAGGAtttgaaattagggttttgtctTGATTGTCGGGGTCAGGAAATTGGGGTTCTtcagctggaggaggaggaggagggggggGGTTAGGGTAAACGGGGATGAAATCAACGTTCcccggtggtggtggtggtggtggtggaggaggaggattggATTGGTCCTGTAGGGTTTGGAAATGAGGGTTTGGGGTTTGATGGAGGGAGTCCATttaattttgagagagagagagagagagagagagcacaaGCCACAGGGGTTTCACCAGGGAGGGAGAGAGTGCAGATGCGTAGTCAATAATTGTGGTTTCTGCTTTATGAGTACTCCTAGTTCCCTGCGGACACTGACTCttaagattttcttttattggatggaatttgatttttattttatggcgGTTAGGTTTGGTGGCAGTGATTATGGGCTTCATCTACTTTGGGTTAAATGATAGTTGGGCTTCGTAGCAAGAAAAAGATTGAGTGGTAAAGCCCAATTAGCTAACCCTCCCCCATTATATTTtacatcaatttat is a window encoding:
- the LOC18094025 gene encoding splicing factor-like protein 1, translating into MDSLHQTPNPHFQTLQDQSNPPPPPPPPPPPGNVDFIPVYPNPPPPPPPPAEEPQFPDPDNQDKTLISNPPQFAPENGHNLQTTTPKPEIPKPLLSENGVANTNSGDRDYSGGEEETTSRRRRRSRWDPPADSGTDGGGGGSSSNTNNNDSGSGTRKRKSRWADDEPKPVIQLPDFMKDFTGGIEFDPEIQALNARLLEISRMLQSGLPLDDRPEGARSPSPEPIYDNMGIRINTREYRARERLNKERQEIISQIIKRNPAFKPPADYRPPKLQKKLYIPMKEYPGYNFIGLIIGPRGNTQKRMERETGAKIVIRGKGSVKEGRLQQKRDLKPDPSENEDLHVLVEADTQEALDAAAGMVEKLLQPVDEVLNEHKRQQLRELATLNGTIRDEEYCRLCGEPGHRQYACPSRTTTFKSDVLCKICGDGGHPTIDCPMKGTTGKKMDDEYQNFLAELGGTMPESATKQTATLALGSSGSGSNPPWASSNTGGLGSANQAGLGANGLKLKEYDDTNLYIGYLPPNLDDDGLIGLFSSFGEIVMAKVIKDRITGLSKGYGFVKYRDVQMANNAIASMNGYRIDGRTIAVRVAGKPPQPTVPPGPPASTMPAYPVSTQPLGAYQSQQFTAGGPLPNGPPTSYTGAPANYTGTPVPWGSPVPPPYAPYAAPPPPPPPGSTMYPPIPGQPMPPYGVQYPPLVQPVPPGAPTQTVTPSEAQQSYPPGVPSENSTSAPPATSNVYGQSGAQPAYTTSLGYSSYYSAVPPPAPQPTTGHSQGMGNVPWASNLTVPPPHSSAEKTSYGPDAEYEKFMAEMK